The region TGCGGACGCCCCGAGGACGCGCAGCCCTGGCCGCGCTCACTACCATCGTCCATCGGCCCGCGAGCGCCGATGACGTGCTCGCGGCGGCCAACGCCGTCGAGACGCTCTGGGAGGAGGTCAAGCCGTCATGACGCCAGACCCGGCCCCACTCACCGCCGAGGCGGCCGTCGTCCATGGCGCCGCGGCCAACCGGATCACCGACGCGCTCGGGCGCGTGGTACTCGGGCAGGAGGCCGCCGTGCGCGAAGTCGTGGCGGCGCTGCTCGCGCGCGGGCACGTCCTGCTAGAGGGCGTGCCCGGGACGGCCAAGACGCTGCTGGTGCGGGCACTCAGTCTGGCGCTGGGGCTCGAATTCCGGCGAATTCAGTTCACTCCCGACCTGATGCCGTCGGACATTACTGGCGTGAGTCTGCTCGCCGGCCAGGGCAGCTTCGCCTTTCGGCCGGGGCCGATCTTCGGCGACCTGGTGCTTGGCGACGAGATCAACCGGGCGCCGGCCAAGACCCAGGCGGCGCTGCTCGAGGCGATGCAGGAGAGGCGGGTCACGGTCGATGGCGTCTCGCACGAGCTGCCGGAGAGCTTCACCGTGTTCGCCACCCAGAACCCGATCGAGTTCGAGGGCACGTATCCACTGCCCGAGGCGGAACTGGACCGGTTCCTGGTCAAGGTGCTGATCGGCTACCCCGAGGAGCCGGTAGAGCAGGGCATCCTCGTCCGGGTGCTCCGCGGATTCGAGGCCGACCTGCCGGCGAGCTACGGGATCGGCGACGTGGCCGATCGAACCGATCTTCGGATGCTGCGCCAGGCGAGCCGCGGCGTGCGGGTGGAGCCGAGTCTGGTCGGGTACATCACGGCCATCGTCCGGGCCACCCGCAGCTCGCCGGTGCTCACCCTGGGGGCGTCGCCCCGAGGCAGCATCGCCCTGCTCAAGATGGCCCAGGCCTCGGCATTGCTGGAGGGGCGCGGGTTCGTGGTGCCGGACGACGTCAAGACGCTCGCGCCCGCCGTGCTGCGGCATCGAGTGGCGGTAGCACCGGAGCTCGAGCTCGAGGGGATCACTCCCGACGCGGCACTGCAGGGCATCATCGAGAAGATCGAGGCGCCGAGGTGATCGCGGTCCCGTCCCGCCGCTGGTTCCTCGTGGCCGCGGCGCTGGCCGGTGCCGCGCCGCTCGCCGCCTGGTG is a window of Gemmatimonadales bacterium DNA encoding:
- a CDS encoding MoxR family ATPase, which produces MTPDPAPLTAEAAVVHGAAANRITDALGRVVLGQEAAVREVVAALLARGHVLLEGVPGTAKTLLVRALSLALGLEFRRIQFTPDLMPSDITGVSLLAGQGSFAFRPGPIFGDLVLGDEINRAPAKTQAALLEAMQERRVTVDGVSHELPESFTVFATQNPIEFEGTYPLPEAELDRFLVKVLIGYPEEPVEQGILVRVLRGFEADLPASYGIGDVADRTDLRMLRQASRGVRVEPSLVGYITAIVRATRSSPVLTLGASPRGSIALLKMAQASALLEGRGFVVPDDVKTLAPAVLRHRVAVAPELELEGITPDAALQGIIEKIEAPR